A genomic window from Salvia hispanica cultivar TCC Black 2014 chromosome 5, UniMelb_Shisp_WGS_1.0, whole genome shotgun sequence includes:
- the LOC125190224 gene encoding heterogeneous nuclear ribonucleoprotein 1-like isoform X1, with protein sequence MEVDQGKLFMGGISWETNEDRLKDYFETYGDVVEAVIMRDRTTGRARGFGFVVFADPAVAERVVKEKHMIDGRTVEAKKAVPRDDQNLINRNSGSMQGSPGPGRTKKIFVGGLASTVTENDFKTYFDQFGTITDVVVMYDHNTQRPRGFGFITYDSEEAVDMVLHKTFHELNGKMVEVKRAVPKELSPGASRSPLVGYNYGFTRPNNFLNNYAQGYNLSPVGGYGVRMDGRYSPLASGRAGFSHFGSPAYGLGVNMEQGLGGGFGGGSNFNSNLGYGRVLNPYFASNQSRYNTPIGFNTSNSRGESFLNSSPRSVWGNGGLNASPNGAGSASYFGSGSGGFGVFGNNGTNWGTSPVAGSLGGGSSGYNGGNFVYRGGDNNFSVGAGGFGRNTGTVTRHGKLHLLSSIILIRLAMGLETQKMLPLKILRIMWSDMTFQLGNPVEGLLLRKLQRYEDNVGDEIFEKLRVVNFVRIPHMYTQTDIYLMSLQRTNRDVGLKHRCQKDFVKAFENIRSIFWLRCISDCGRRIHTSFDLL encoded by the exons atGGAGGTGGATCAAGGTAAGCTCTTTATGGGTGGGATTTCTTGGGAAACGAATGAGGATCGTCTTAAAGATTATTTTGAAACATATGGGGATGTTGTGGAGGCAGTGATCATGAGAGACCGAACCACAGGTCGTGCTCGTGGCTTTGGCTTTGTTGTCTTTGCAGACCCTGCCGTTGCTGAGAGGGTGGTTAAGGAGAAGCACATGATTGATGGACGAACT GTGGAAGCCAAAAAAGCTGTTCCTAGGGATGACCAGAACCTTATAAACCGGAACAGTGGCAGCATGCAAGGTTCACCAGGACCTGGACGCACTAAAAAGATATTTGTAGGAGGATTAGCATCTACAGTCACTGAGAATgattttaaaacttattttgATCAGTTTGGTACCATAACAGATGTTGTGGTGATGTATGACCACAATACGCAGAGACCAAGAGGTTTTGGGTTTATAACATATGATTCGGAGGAGGCAGTAGATATGGTGTTGCATAAAACTTTTCATGAACTCAATGGTAAAATGGTTGAGGTAAAGCGAGCAGTTCCTAAAGAATTGTCCCCGGGAGCCAGCCGGAGCCCACTTGTTGGTTATAACTACGGGTTTACTAGACCCAACAATTTCCTGAATAACTATGCCCAGGGATATAATCTTAGCCCAGTTGGAGGTTATGGAGTTAGGATGGATGGTAGGTATAGTCCTCTAGCTAGTGGTAGAGCTGGTTTCTCACATTTCGGTTCTCCTGCATATGGACTTGGTGTCAATATGGAGCAAGGTTTGGGTGGTGGCTTTGGAGGGGGCTCTAACTTCAACAGCAACCTAGGCTATGGCCGTGTTCTGAACCCGTATTTTGCCAGTAACCAGAGCAGGTACAACACACCAATTGGTTTCAATACAAGTAACAGCAGAGGTGAATCTTTTCTAAACTCTTCACCCAGAAGTGTATGGGGAAACGGTGGACTTAATGCTTCCCCAAATGGTGCCGGTTCTGCTTCATACTTTGGTTCTGGAAGTGGTGGTTTCGGAGTCTTCGGAAACAATGGAACAAACTGGGGTACTTCCCCTGTTGCTGGGTCCCTCGGAGGAGGCTCTTCTGGCTACAATGGTGGAAACTTTGTCTACAGAGGTGgagataataatttttctgTGGGAGCAGGAGGATTTGGAAGAAACACTGGAACAG TGACCCGACATGGCAAACTGCATCTTCTGAGCTCAATAATTCTAATTCGTTTGGCTATGGGCTTGGAAACCCAGAAGATGTTGCCGCTAAAGATTCTGAGGATTATGTGGTCGGATATGACCTTCCAACTAGGCAATCCAGTAGAG GGATTGCTGCTTAGGAAACTTCAGAGGTATGAAGATAATGTAGGAGATGAGATTTTTGAGAAGTTGCGGGTTGTGAATTTCGTACGTATCCCCCACATGTATACACAAACAGATATATATCTCATGTCATTACAGAGAACTAACAGGGATGTTGGGTTGAAGCATAGATGTCAGAAGGATTTTGTGAAGGCTTTTGAAAATATACGATCAATATTTTGGTTGAGATGTATATCAGATTGCGGGAGGAGGATCCATACGAGTTTTGATTTGTTGTGA
- the LOC125190224 gene encoding heterogeneous nuclear ribonucleoprotein 1-like isoform X2 has protein sequence MEVDQGKLFMGGISWETNEDRLKDYFETYGDVVEAVIMRDRTTGRARGFGFVVFADPAVAERVVKEKHMIDGRTVEAKKAVPRDDQNLINRNSGSMQGSPGPGRTKKIFVGGLASTVTENDFKTYFDQFGTITDVVVMYDHNTQRPRGFGFITYDSEEAVDMVLHKTFHELNGKMVEVKRAVPKELSPGASRSPLVGYNYGFTRPNNFLNNYAQGYNLSPVGGYGVRMDGRYSPLASGRAGFSHFGSPAYGLGVNMEQGLGGGFGGGSNFNSNLGYGRVLNPYFASNQSRYNTPIGFNTSNSRGESFLNSSPRSVWGNGGLNASPNGAGSASYFGSGSGGFGVFGNNGTNWGTSPVAGSLGGGSSGYNGGNFVYRGGDNNFSVGAGGFGRNTGTGVATTSSFPASTGDYEGSYGDFYRIGSVYSDPTWQTASSELNNSNSFGYGLGNPEDVAAKDSEDYVVGYDLPTRQSSRGIAA, from the exons atGGAGGTGGATCAAGGTAAGCTCTTTATGGGTGGGATTTCTTGGGAAACGAATGAGGATCGTCTTAAAGATTATTTTGAAACATATGGGGATGTTGTGGAGGCAGTGATCATGAGAGACCGAACCACAGGTCGTGCTCGTGGCTTTGGCTTTGTTGTCTTTGCAGACCCTGCCGTTGCTGAGAGGGTGGTTAAGGAGAAGCACATGATTGATGGACGAACT GTGGAAGCCAAAAAAGCTGTTCCTAGGGATGACCAGAACCTTATAAACCGGAACAGTGGCAGCATGCAAGGTTCACCAGGACCTGGACGCACTAAAAAGATATTTGTAGGAGGATTAGCATCTACAGTCACTGAGAATgattttaaaacttattttgATCAGTTTGGTACCATAACAGATGTTGTGGTGATGTATGACCACAATACGCAGAGACCAAGAGGTTTTGGGTTTATAACATATGATTCGGAGGAGGCAGTAGATATGGTGTTGCATAAAACTTTTCATGAACTCAATGGTAAAATGGTTGAGGTAAAGCGAGCAGTTCCTAAAGAATTGTCCCCGGGAGCCAGCCGGAGCCCACTTGTTGGTTATAACTACGGGTTTACTAGACCCAACAATTTCCTGAATAACTATGCCCAGGGATATAATCTTAGCCCAGTTGGAGGTTATGGAGTTAGGATGGATGGTAGGTATAGTCCTCTAGCTAGTGGTAGAGCTGGTTTCTCACATTTCGGTTCTCCTGCATATGGACTTGGTGTCAATATGGAGCAAGGTTTGGGTGGTGGCTTTGGAGGGGGCTCTAACTTCAACAGCAACCTAGGCTATGGCCGTGTTCTGAACCCGTATTTTGCCAGTAACCAGAGCAGGTACAACACACCAATTGGTTTCAATACAAGTAACAGCAGAGGTGAATCTTTTCTAAACTCTTCACCCAGAAGTGTATGGGGAAACGGTGGACTTAATGCTTCCCCAAATGGTGCCGGTTCTGCTTCATACTTTGGTTCTGGAAGTGGTGGTTTCGGAGTCTTCGGAAACAATGGAACAAACTGGGGTACTTCCCCTGTTGCTGGGTCCCTCGGAGGAGGCTCTTCTGGCTACAATGGTGGAAACTTTGTCTACAGAGGTGgagataataatttttctgTGGGAGCAGGAGGATTTGGAAGAAACACTGGAACAGGTGTGGCTACAACATCTTCATTTCCTGCCTCAACTGGTGATTATGAGGGATCCTACGGGGACTTTTACCGAATTGGTTCTGTGTACAGTGACCCGACATGGCAAACTGCATCTTCTGAGCTCAATAATTCTAATTCGTTTGGCTATGGGCTTGGAAACCCAGAAGATGTTGCCGCTAAAGATTCTGAGGATTATGTGGTCGGATATGACCTTCCAACTAGGCAATCCAGTAGAG GGATTGCTGCTTAG
- the LOC125186430 gene encoding protein TORNADO 1: MADFKDLEWAAQGLESGSLDVDTVSFTLSEPPSSCFQETANSINLNISKNSLTRFLKLLTNPTLRNIEFHLMQWELQEMKHLRELLETNPSIARLAFKRNTFNTICFSELSEALRDSKSVKGIVLTESGIGPQGGAALAAALRDNRSLEELRIWEDSIGSKGSEELSKMIELNSSLKVLTIFDSKPATATPLVSAVLARNRSTEVHIWSVDHRGRSCKMVEFAPENSTLRVYRSDVSGACHVACALGRNTTVRSLDMSGVKLKSRWAKQFRWVLEQNQTIREVNLSNAYLKDKGVIYVAAGLFKNRTLEKLCLDGNSFGGIGVEHLLCPLTKFSPLQNQANTTLKSLCFGGTRTRIGNAATLVQMLSSNESVMFLGIHDDNSLKAGDIVQLFRSLARNASLRRLSLQGCKGVKGDAVLQAIIETLNVNPWIEHIDLERTPLHVSGQAEAIYQRLGYNNSQEDTEPEPEPGIDVLKDLEMTVPKCARVFLCGQEYAGKSTLCNSISNNISPSKLPYLDHVRTLVNPVEQAIRIKTCRDEDTKISIWNLAGKHDFYSPHDLMFPGHGSPCLFLIVSSLFRKSSNREPKTPSEIEEDIQYWLRYIVSNSRRAAQQCMLPSVTIVLTHSDKMDHQSDSSFGGIVTVIQRLRDKFPGMVEIYPNVFTVDARSSASVSKLSHHVRKTSKMILERVPRVYQLCNDAAELLTEWRRENHNKPVMRWKEFEDLCQVKVPSLRIRSRHDNKDKVETRRKAVATSLHHIGEVIYFYDLCFLILDCEWFCGEVLSQLTRLDTRKQGMTERNGFVCRKDLEKILIASLQSNTPGMGLNVFENLEAKDLIQMMLKLELCCEVDPLDPNSALLIPSSLEEGRRRPQRWQLNSPEAKYVGRRLQCDDSSHMFLTPGFFSRLQVHMHNKIMELKNQYGASYTLEKYLIVININGIHVRVELQGELGYSIDVLACSTKSTTEMLRLFQQLIIPAIQNLCLGITMMEYVIRSECVKNLIPPRNRRNQFVPLQQLKRALLSVPADSIYDYHHTWDPIVDSGSQILGPGFDLARDLLSDDDFREVLHSRYHDLYNLAMELQVPEENSTEHRTAASEEIASSVDPTFVGIAKGVEAVLQRLKIIEQEIRDVKQEIQGLRYYEHRLLIELHRKVNYLVNYNTQVEERKTPNMFYFVRTENYSRRLITSFISGMRALRLQMLCEYRREMHVVEDQLGCELMEVDNITMKCLAPHMKNFMKLVTFALKIGAHLAAGMGQMIPDLGKEVAHLIDSPMVYGAAGAAAAGAAGVAVAGNTSRTMSSREVQQQQLRAAQQWLIDFLREHGCSTGKDIAEKFGLWRVRYRDDGQITWICRRHMYTRACEIVEAPI, translated from the exons ATGGCAGACTTCAAAGATCTGGAATGGGCAGCGCAAGGGCTGGAATCCGGCAGCCTCGACGTCGACACTGTCTCTTTCACCCTATCGGAGCCACCTTCATCTTGTTTTCAAGAAACAGCAAACTCCATCAACTTAAACATATCCAAAAACAGCCTCACACGCTTCCTCAAACTCCTCACAAATCCAACATTGAGAAACATAGAATTCCACCTTATGCAATGGGAGCTGCAGGAAATGAAACATCTCCGAGAGCTGCTCGAAACCAACCCCAGCATCGCCCGCCTCGCCTTCAAGAGAAACACCTTCAACACAATCTGTTTCTCCGAGCTGTCGGAGGCTCTGAGAGACAGCAAATCCGTTAAGGGAATAGTGCTCACCGAGTCAGGCATTGGGCCTCAGGGTGGTGCAGCCCTCGCGGCCGCGCTGAGGGACAATCGCAGCTTGGAGGAGCTGCGGATATGGGAGGACTCCATCGGCTCCAAGGGGTCCGAGGAGCTCTCCAAGATGATCGAGCTCAATTCGTCTCTCAAGGTCCTCACTATCTTCGACTCCAAGCCGGCCACTGCCACGCCTCTCGTCTCGGCTGTTTTGGCCAGGAATCGATCGACGGAGGTCCACATTTGGAGCGTTGATCACCGCGGAAGAAGCTGTAAAATGGTTGAGTTTGCACCTGAGAACTCCACTCTTCGGGTGTACCGCTCGGATGTATCTGGGGCGTGCCATGTAGCTTGTGCGTTGGGGCGGAACACCACCGTGAGGTCTCTAGACATGAGTGGCGTAAAGCTGAAGTCGCGGTGGGCCAAGCAGTTCCGTTGGGTGCTCGAGCAGAACCAGACGATTAGAGAGGTGAACCTATCGAATGCGTACCTCAAGGACAAGGGTGTGATCTACGTTGCGGCCGGACTCTTCAAGAACCGGACGTTGGAAAAACTCTGCCTCGATGGGAACTCCTTCGGTGGGATAGGCGTCGAGCATTTGCTCTGCCCTCTCACGAAGTTCTCGCCTCTGCAGAATCAGGCCAACACGACCTTGAAGTCGCTGTGCTTCGGGGGCACGAGGACCAGGATTGGCAATGCAGCAACGCTTGTGCAGATGCTGAGCAGCAACGAGAGCGTCATGTTCTTGGGCATACACGACGACAACAGCCTCAAGGCGGGAGATATTGTCCAGCTCTTCAGGAGCTTGGCCAGGAACGCATCTCTCAGGCGCCTGTCCCTGCAGGGCTGCAAAGGGGTGAAGGGCGATGCCGTCTTGCAAGCCATAATCGAGACGTTGAACGTGAACCCTTGGATAGAACACATTGATCTTGAGAGGACGCCTCTCCATGTTTCTGGTCAAGCAGAAGCTATATATCAAAGATTGGGTTACAACAACAGCCAAGAAGACACTGAACCCGAACCTGAACCCGGGATCGATGTGTTGAAAGACTTGGAGATGACTGTGCCCAAATGCGCTAGGGTGTTCCTCTGTGGTCAAGAATATGCAGGTAAATCTACTCTCTGCAATTCAATATCGAACAACATTTCGCCTTCGAAGCTGCCATACTTGGATCACGTGAGGACTCTGGTGAACCCGGTGGAGCAGGCCATTAGGATCAAAACGTGCAGGGACGAAGACACCAAGATCTCGATATGGAATCTTGCAGGGAAGCACGACTTCTATTCACCCCACGATCTCATGTTTCCCGGGCATGGAAGCCCGTGTTTGTTCCTCATTGTGTCCAGCTTATTCAGGAAGTCAAGTAATAGAGAGCCAAAAACCCCTAGTGAGATAGAGGAAGACATCCAATACTGGCTAAGATACATAGTCTCCAACTCGAGACGAGCAGCTCAGCAGTGCATGCTTCCCAGTGTGACAATCGTGCTAACTCACTCGGACAAAATGGATCATCAGTCTGACAGCAGCTTCGGGGGCATTGTGACTGTTATCCAAAGACTGAGAGATAAGTTCCCAGGCATGGTGGAAATTTATCCGAACGTGTTCACGGTGGATGCAAGATCATCAGCATCGGTCAGTAAACTCAGCCATCATGTCCGTAAAACAAGCAAGATGATTCTTGAAAGGGTTCCTCGGGTATACCAGCTCTGCAACGATGCTGCAGAGCTGTTAACAGAATGGAGACGCGAGAACCACAACAAGCCAGTGATGAGGTGGAAGGAGTTCGAGGATCTATGCCAAGTCAAGGTTCCGTCCCTGAGAATCCGTTCAAGACATGACAACAAAGACAAGGTAGAGACAAGGAGGAAAGCAGTGGCTACGAGTCTGCACCATATTGGAGAGGTCATTTACTTCTATGATCTATGCTTCTTAATCTTGGATTGCGAGTGGTTTTGTGGTGAGGTACTCAGTCAGCTAACAAGATTAGACACCAGGAAGCAAGGCATGACTGAGAGGAATGGATTCGTATGCAGAAAAGATTTGGAGAAGATTCTGATTGCGAGCTTACAAAGTAACACACCTGGAATGGGGTTGAATGTCTTTGAAAATCTAGAAGCTAAAGATCTAATACAGATGATGCTGAAATTGGAGCTTTGCTGTGAAGTAGATCCATTAGATCCAAATTCAGCGCTGCTGATTCCGTCCAGCTTGGAAGAAGGCAGGAGGAGACCTCAGAGATGGCAGCTAAACTCCCCGGAGGCTAAATATGTAGGAAGACGCCTTCAATGTGATGACTCAAGCCACATGTTCCTCACACCAGGTTTCTTTTCACGCCTACAG GTACATATGCATAACAAAATCATGGAGTTGAAGAATCAGTATGGAGCATCATACACTCTCGAGAAGTACCTCATCGTAATAAACATAAACGGGATCCATGTCCGTGTAGAGCTTCAAGGAGAATTAGGTTATTCCATTGATGTGCTAGCATGCTCCACGAAAAGCACAACGGAAATGCTCAGGCTCTTTCAGCAGCTCATAATCCCAGCAATACAGAACCTCTGCCTAGGCATCACCATGATGGAGTATGTTATTCGCTCTGAATGTGTGAAAAATCTTATACCTCCGAGGAACCGGAGGAACCAATTCGTGCCTCTGCAACAGTTAAAGCGGGCACTGCTCTCAGTACCTGCTGACAGCATATATGATTATCATCACACGTGGGATCCAATCGTGGATTCAGGAAGCCAGATTTTAGGACCTGGTTTTGATCTTGCTCGAGATTTGCTGTCAGATGATGATTTCAGAGAAGTGCTACACAGCCGGTACCATGACCTGTATAATCTTGCTATGGAACTCCAAGTGCCAGAGGAGAACAGCACCGAGCATCGTACAGCTGCCTCTGAAGAAATAGCTAGCTCAGTTGATCCAACGTTTGTCGGGATAGCCAAGGGTGTTGAAGCAGTTCTGCAAAGGCTAAAGATCATCGAGCAAGAAATCAGAGACGTGAAGCAGGAGATTCAAGGCCTTAGATATTATGAACACAGGCTTCTGATTGAGCTGCATCGCAAAGTGAACTACCTGGTGAACTACAATACGCAGGTCGAAGAGAGAAAAACACCAAACATGTTCTATTTTGTGAGAACTGAGAACTACTCCAGGAGATTAATTACCAGCTTCATATCAGGCATGAGAGCTCTCCGGTTGCAAATGCTATGTGAATACAGGCGAGAAATGCATGTGGTTGAAGATCAGCTTGGGTGCGAACTCATGGAGGTGGATAACATCACCATGAAGTGCCTGGCTCCACATATGAAAAATTTCATGAAACTAGTTACATTTGCTCTTAAAATCGGAGCCCATTTGGCAGCAGGTATGGGGCAGATGATACCTGATTTGGGCAAGGAGGTTGCACATCTCATCGATTCCCCTATGGTCTATGGAGCAGCAGGTGCTGCAGCTGCCGGGGCTGCAGGAGTTGCTGTGGCAGGAAACACGAGTAGAACCATGAGCTCAAGAGAGGTACAGCAACAGCAACTCAGAGCAGCTCAACAATGGCTGATTGACTTCTTGAGAGAGCACGGATGCTCGACTGGGAAAGACATTGCTGAAAAATTTGGATTATGGCGAGTGAGATACAGGGATGATGGTCAAATCACGTGGATTTGCAGGAGGCATATGTACACCAGAGCATGTGAAATAGTCGAAGCCCCGATATGA
- the LOC125186431 gene encoding uncharacterized protein LOC125186431 isoform X2: protein MDSPQLVVSPLKSSFPESEKQHTADKSSHFSREINFQKKGSAVGNLEEFVGALEVYIHQARDIHNICIYQKQDVYAKLCLTSDPEKTVSTKIINGGGANPIFNENLSLNIRKVDSSLKCEIWMLSRVRNYLEDQLLGFALVPISEVFLNNGFVQLSVTYIGVQPEVIPIPAPPTYVETDSMTKDTESTKSVPDDMDKIEFPDPNVANENHQMVEEYFGMPCSNVDSPSSDSLVSSDTENQVSSEIEVQHEESFSMRTTCSRPTPKVDSPPSSTSTNGGSSASAPVSFQSSETLKDSKSPGEELVSLPKDKSKEKIANGVDVDSNASGGVSSDTSAKPVITVPEPKVVQQDIVDMYMKSMQQFTESLAKMKLPMDFENGPTSSENSTSSGQKTPGSKNSGSRVFYGSRAFF, encoded by the exons ATGGACTCCCCTCAATTGGTTGTTTCACCGCTCAAGAGCTCCTTCCCGGAGTCTGAGAAACAGCATACTGCAGACAAGTCAAGCCACTTTTCAAGGGAAATCAATTTCCAGAAGAAGGGAAGTGCAGTGGGTAACTTGGAGGAGTTCGTAGGTGCTTTGGAGGTCTACATACACCAAGCTAGGGATATCCACAACATTTGCATCTATCAGAAACAAGATGTTTATGCTAAACTTTGTCTTACTAGCGATCCTGAGAAGACAGTCTCTACCAAGATCATCAATGGTGGTGGGGCAAACCCGATTTTCAATGAGAATCTCAGTCTCAATATTCGCAAAGTTGATTCCTCCCTTAAATGTGAGATATGGATGTTAAGCAGGGTGAGGAATTATCTTGAAGATCAGCTTCTTGGGTTTGCTTTGGTGCCTATATCTGAAGTCTTCCTTAACAATG GATTCGTTCAGTTGTCCGTCACTTATATTGGAGTGCAACCTGAAGTCATTCCAATCCCGGCACCACCCACATATGTGGAGACTGATTCAATGACCAAGGACACTGAATCTACCAAGTCTGTTCCCGATGATATGGATAAGATCGAGTTTCCTGACCCAAATGTTGCAAATGAGAATCACCAGATGGTCGAAGAATATTTTGGGATGCCATGTAGCAATGTGGACTCACCAAGTTCAGATAGCCTGGTCAGTTCTGATACTGAGAATCAGGTTAGCTCGGAGATTGAAGTCCAGCATGAAGAAAGTTTCTCGATGCGAACTACATGTTCAAGACCAACCCCAAAGGTTGATTCTCCTCCGAGCAGCACATCAACGAATGGAGGTTCCTCTGCATCAGCTCCCGTGAGTTTTCAGTCTTCTGAGACTCTAAAAGATTCAAAATCTCCGGGTGAGGAACTCGTTTCACTTCCTAAAGACAAATCCAAGGAAAAAATTGCCAACGGAGTTGATGTGGACAGTAATGCATCAGGTGGGGTGTCAAGTGATACATCTGCAAAGCCCGTTATCACAGTGCCGGAGCCAAAGGTGGTTCAGCAGGACATAGTGGATATGTACATGAAGAGCATGCAGCAATTTACTGAATCCTTAGCTAAAATGAAGCTTCCCATGGACTTTGAAAACGGGCCGACCAGCTCAGAGAATTCAACGAGTTCTGGGCAGAAGACTCCAGGATCGAAGAACTCGGGCTCTCGAGTATTTTATGGAAGTAGAGCTTTCTTCTGA
- the LOC125186431 gene encoding uncharacterized protein LOC125186431 isoform X1, translated as MDSPQLVVSPLKSSFPESEKQHTADKSSHFSREINFQKKGSAVGNLEEFVGALEVYIHQARDIHNICIYQKQDVYAKLCLTSDPEKTVSTKIINGGGANPIFNENLSLNIRKVDSSLKCEIWMLSRVRNYLEDQLLGFALVPISEVFLNNGKLEKEFSLSSTDLFHSPAGFVQLSVTYIGVQPEVIPIPAPPTYVETDSMTKDTESTKSVPDDMDKIEFPDPNVANENHQMVEEYFGMPCSNVDSPSSDSLVSSDTENQVSSEIEVQHEESFSMRTTCSRPTPKVDSPPSSTSTNGGSSASAPVSFQSSETLKDSKSPGEELVSLPKDKSKEKIANGVDVDSNASGGVSSDTSAKPVITVPEPKVVQQDIVDMYMKSMQQFTESLAKMKLPMDFENGPTSSENSTSSGQKTPGSKNSGSRVFYGSRAFF; from the coding sequence ATGGACTCCCCTCAATTGGTTGTTTCACCGCTCAAGAGCTCCTTCCCGGAGTCTGAGAAACAGCATACTGCAGACAAGTCAAGCCACTTTTCAAGGGAAATCAATTTCCAGAAGAAGGGAAGTGCAGTGGGTAACTTGGAGGAGTTCGTAGGTGCTTTGGAGGTCTACATACACCAAGCTAGGGATATCCACAACATTTGCATCTATCAGAAACAAGATGTTTATGCTAAACTTTGTCTTACTAGCGATCCTGAGAAGACAGTCTCTACCAAGATCATCAATGGTGGTGGGGCAAACCCGATTTTCAATGAGAATCTCAGTCTCAATATTCGCAAAGTTGATTCCTCCCTTAAATGTGAGATATGGATGTTAAGCAGGGTGAGGAATTATCTTGAAGATCAGCTTCTTGGGTTTGCTTTGGTGCCTATATCTGAAGTCTTCCTTAACAATGGTAAGTTGGAAAAGGAGTTCTCTCTTTCCTCAACTGATCTCTTCCACTCGCCCGCAGGATTCGTTCAGTTGTCCGTCACTTATATTGGAGTGCAACCTGAAGTCATTCCAATCCCGGCACCACCCACATATGTGGAGACTGATTCAATGACCAAGGACACTGAATCTACCAAGTCTGTTCCCGATGATATGGATAAGATCGAGTTTCCTGACCCAAATGTTGCAAATGAGAATCACCAGATGGTCGAAGAATATTTTGGGATGCCATGTAGCAATGTGGACTCACCAAGTTCAGATAGCCTGGTCAGTTCTGATACTGAGAATCAGGTTAGCTCGGAGATTGAAGTCCAGCATGAAGAAAGTTTCTCGATGCGAACTACATGTTCAAGACCAACCCCAAAGGTTGATTCTCCTCCGAGCAGCACATCAACGAATGGAGGTTCCTCTGCATCAGCTCCCGTGAGTTTTCAGTCTTCTGAGACTCTAAAAGATTCAAAATCTCCGGGTGAGGAACTCGTTTCACTTCCTAAAGACAAATCCAAGGAAAAAATTGCCAACGGAGTTGATGTGGACAGTAATGCATCAGGTGGGGTGTCAAGTGATACATCTGCAAAGCCCGTTATCACAGTGCCGGAGCCAAAGGTGGTTCAGCAGGACATAGTGGATATGTACATGAAGAGCATGCAGCAATTTACTGAATCCTTAGCTAAAATGAAGCTTCCCATGGACTTTGAAAACGGGCCGACCAGCTCAGAGAATTCAACGAGTTCTGGGCAGAAGACTCCAGGATCGAAGAACTCGGGCTCTCGAGTATTTTATGGAAGTAGAGCTTTCTTCTGA